A region of Methanobacteriaceae archaeon DNA encodes the following proteins:
- the porA gene encoding pyruvate ferredoxin oxidoreductase, giving the protein MVLKVISANKAIAEAVRLAKPQVVPVYPITPQTSISEYLAQFVADGELKAEYIRVESEHSAMSAAVGASSTGVRVFSATSSQGLALMHEILFAAAGMRTPIVLANANRALSAPLSIWNDQQDSISERDSGWMQFYAENAQEALDAILIAYRVSEDPDVLLPCMVCIDGFILTHTVEPVDIPSSEDVEKFLPNYVPSQGVLDPENPMSIGTFTDPNYYMEARYAMQLAMERSQKVIAKAQKEFKEIFGREYDFVETYQCEDAEIIIVAMGSVCGTIKAVIDKMRSEGEKVGLLKIRVFRPFPREIMNDVLSKASKVAVLDKNISFGIGGVVYNEIKAQMDVDAYGFIAGLGGRDITPDHIREIVDKTKNPTNEVEWIGLRKEEL; this is encoded by the coding sequence ATGGTCCTAAAAGTTATATCTGCCAACAAAGCAATCGCAGAGGCTGTTCGACTGGCCAAACCACAAGTAGTGCCTGTTTACCCCATAACCCCTCAAACATCCATATCAGAGTATTTAGCCCAGTTTGTGGCAGATGGTGAACTTAAAGCAGAATACATAAGAGTTGAATCTGAGCACAGCGCTATGAGTGCTGCGGTAGGAGCCTCAAGTACAGGAGTAAGGGTTTTCAGTGCCACCTCATCCCAGGGACTGGCCCTTATGCACGAAATACTCTTTGCTGCTGCGGGAATGAGAACCCCCATTGTACTGGCCAATGCCAACCGTGCATTATCTGCACCACTGAGCATATGGAACGACCAGCAGGACTCCATATCAGAACGTGACTCTGGATGGATGCAATTCTATGCAGAAAACGCCCAAGAAGCACTGGATGCTATTTTAATTGCTTACAGAGTCTCTGAAGACCCGGATGTCCTCCTGCCATGCATGGTCTGTATTGATGGATTTATTTTAACCCATACCGTGGAACCTGTGGATATACCAAGTTCTGAAGATGTGGAAAAATTCTTACCAAATTATGTACCATCACAGGGCGTCCTTGACCCTGAAAACCCCATGTCCATTGGTACCTTCACTGACCCCAACTACTACATGGAAGCAAGATACGCCATGCAACTGGCCATGGAAAGATCCCAAAAAGTAATTGCCAAGGCTCAAAAGGAGTTTAAGGAAATATTTGGAAGGGAATATGATTTCGTGGAAACATACCAGTGTGAGGATGCTGAGATAATAATTGTGGCCATGGGTTCCGTCTGCGGTACCATCAAAGCAGTGATTGACAAAATGAGGAGTGAGGGAGAGAAAGTAGGTCTTCTTAAGATAAGAGTATTCCGGCCCTTCCCCAGGGAAATTATGAATGATGTGCTGAGTAAGGCTTCAAAAGTCGCAGTTCTTGATAAAAACATATCCTTTGGAATTGGTGGAGTTGTATACAATGAAATCAAAGCCCAGATGGATGTTGATGCATACGGATTTATCGCAGGATTGGGAGGCCGAGACATAACCCCCGACCACATAAGAGAAATCGTTGATAAAACTAAGAACCCCACCAATGAAGTGGAGTGGATAGGACTCAGAAAGGAGGAACTTTAA